Proteins encoded by one window of Cuniculiplasma divulgatum:
- a CDS encoding ABC transporter permease, producing MKEKRRWRSISKGRSANRIVSVIKNTFRKKIFLMSIIFFMIFLTVFSISGTQKTSESINAANYCESCTTYHNQTYYFGIHAYSSNCGKPLSGLKGHVRLSPDLLIKNQSLSGKRTITINFTTNSSGYANISFKSDKYWCCHVSFNNLGSTGGTLSPINGNISNNNISYQSVYDGNNTNIGFLLLVNNVYNYKPTSYYEYRLVESDNVTLNLGLLGGFEHRVISIPVPTKEQLKNNHASGPLLSSSELTARCVVTGELEKKVNGTWTTSSLHSTQYPIYFYSYPSVTIITDNLGMQFSGQFSLILVIFCSIISTVAFGFQKTNGEIEFANSMPIKKWQIFLGKYISLLFVTGIFTLTVLLSSYLTNTILNSFFTNNSGIAQVFIPILLLGMFGVSLSFFITSISKSLIKIISLPIVITLFTYYVYDRLVSSFLVYYSEVLNFEFFNPFEYYRIFFSYQGSPVHSLCLPDNQKVIVSIIFWIVIFSVGGVIIWSKKE from the coding sequence GTGAAAGAAAAGAGGAGGTGGAGGAGTATTTCAAAAGGAAGATCAGCGAATAGAATTGTGTCAGTAATTAAAAACACTTTTAGAAAGAAGATATTTCTTATGTCAATCATATTTTTTATGATTTTTCTAACTGTGTTTAGCATCTCTGGAACCCAAAAAACAAGTGAGAGCATAAATGCTGCAAATTATTGTGAATCCTGTACTACTTATCACAATCAGACTTACTACTTCGGAATTCACGCATACTCCTCAAACTGCGGTAAGCCTTTGTCAGGTTTAAAAGGACATGTCAGACTAAGCCCCGACCTTCTGATAAAAAACCAAAGCCTTTCAGGAAAGAGGACTATTACAATCAATTTTACAACTAACTCAAGTGGATATGCAAATATTTCTTTTAAATCTGACAAATATTGGTGTTGCCACGTATCATTTAATAATTTGGGAAGCACAGGAGGGACATTGAGCCCTATAAATGGGAATATTTCTAACAATAACATCTCTTACCAATCCGTTTATGATGGGAATAATACAAACATTGGCTTTCTCCTATTGGTAAACAATGTTTATAATTATAAACCAACCTCATACTATGAATATCGGCTTGTTGAATCGGACAATGTAACTCTTAATCTCGGGTTATTAGGCGGGTTTGAACACAGAGTTATATCAATTCCGGTGCCAACAAAGGAGCAACTTAAGAATAATCATGCTTCAGGTCCATTACTATCCAGCTCAGAATTAACTGCACGATGTGTTGTAACCGGAGAGCTTGAGAAAAAGGTAAATGGCACATGGACAACCTCATCTTTACACTCTACACAATACCCAATCTATTTCTATTCATACCCCTCAGTTACCATAATTACTGATAACCTTGGAATGCAATTTTCTGGACAATTTTCTCTAATTTTGGTCATTTTTTGCTCCATAATTTCCACAGTTGCATTCGGGTTTCAAAAAACTAACGGGGAAATAGAGTTTGCCAACTCTATGCCAATAAAGAAATGGCAAATTTTCCTTGGGAAGTACATCTCTCTGTTATTTGTCACAGGGATATTTACTTTGACAGTACTTTTATCCTCATATTTAACGAATACTATTTTAAACTCTTTCTTTACAAACAACTCCGGAATTGCTCAGGTTTTTATTCCCATACTCCTTTTGGGCATGTTTGGTGTATCCCTATCCTTTTTTATAACTTCAATATCAAAGAGTCTTATTAAAATAATATCATTGCCGATAGTAATAACTTTATTTACTTACTATGTCTATGATCGCTTAGTTTCTAGTTTCCTCGTTTATTATTCAGAAGTACTAAACTTTGAATTTTTCAACCCTTTTGAGTACTATCGCATCTTCTTTTCCTATCAGGGTTCTCCAGTTCACTCTCTTTGCTTACCAGACAATCAAAAAGTGATAGTTTCAATAATTTTTTGGATTGTTATATTTTCAGTTGGAGGCGTTATTATTTGGTCAAAAAAGGAATGA
- a CDS encoding ABC transporter ATP-binding protein translates to MSIEFQDVSKNFGKFKALDQVDFTVKEGEVVGFAGLNGAGKTTSMKIACGVINPSQGDVLIDGMSVRKDKIRINGAVAWVPENSLLDNMEKPKSIFMEVGTYLSMRRAEIIERMQKAMKAVSLDTKANIRIGNMSNGMRKRMHIAIGIFMDSKNYLLDETFNGLDPSGVFFLKDTIRNLKKEGKSVLLSTHILPEISELCDRLIIINKGKILDNVMVDDIVNKVTVEVSFYCKNEIDNENIVNILSAFGDVELSIEESKRYGKATIKNYSGKKGSSFKVAESLNKIQLDVISLSERKEEVEEYFKRKISE, encoded by the coding sequence ATGTCCATTGAATTCCAGGATGTATCAAAGAATTTCGGAAAGTTTAAAGCTTTGGATCAGGTGGACTTTACTGTTAAAGAAGGAGAAGTGGTAGGTTTTGCAGGATTGAATGGTGCTGGCAAAACCACATCAATGAAAATAGCCTGTGGGGTCATTAACCCCAGTCAAGGAGATGTTCTTATTGACGGTATGTCTGTAAGAAAAGATAAAATAAGGATTAATGGTGCAGTTGCATGGGTTCCGGAGAACTCCCTATTGGATAATATGGAAAAACCCAAAAGCATTTTCATGGAAGTCGGTACTTATTTGAGTATGAGAAGAGCCGAGATCATTGAGAGAATGCAAAAAGCCATGAAGGCTGTGTCCTTAGATACCAAGGCAAACATCAGAATCGGAAACATGTCAAACGGCATGAGGAAAAGGATGCATATTGCCATAGGAATATTCATGGATTCTAAGAACTACCTGTTAGATGAAACATTCAATGGTCTTGATCCATCTGGAGTATTCTTTCTCAAGGACACCATAAGGAATCTTAAAAAAGAAGGGAAGAGCGTACTTCTCTCCACACACATACTTCCGGAAATATCCGAACTATGTGACAGACTCATCATCATTAATAAGGGAAAGATCTTAGACAATGTAATGGTAGATGACATAGTGAATAAAGTAACGGTGGAAGTCTCATTCTACTGTAAAAATGAAATTGATAATGAAAATATCGTCAACATATTGTCTGCCTTTGGAGATGTGGAATTATCAATTGAAGAAAGTAAAAGGTATGGAAAAGCAACAATCAAAAACTATTCAGGAAAAAAGGGCAGTTCCTTCAAGGTTGCAGAATCACTAAATAAAATACAATTGGATGTCATTTCTCTCAGTGAAAGAAAAGAGGAGGTGGAGGAGTATTTCAAAAGGAAGATCAGCGAATAG
- a CDS encoding universal stress protein — protein sequence MTQLKIKKILCTVDFSDESKKALDFAYSLSSQIPGCELVVISVLRPIPTPIGDFTGANETLIDDDQDNLKAVSERLNTLVHDTKGDCMAKITDKAVLGNPVDEILRNINEEKPDLVVMGNKKHGFRRGIFTGSVSERVSADSPVSVLIVR from the coding sequence ATGACTCAATTAAAAATTAAAAAAATCCTTTGTACAGTCGACTTTTCTGATGAGTCAAAAAAGGCATTGGACTTTGCTTATTCGCTATCTTCCCAGATTCCTGGGTGTGAACTGGTTGTTATAAGTGTGTTAAGGCCCATACCCACCCCGATAGGAGATTTTACCGGCGCAAACGAGACGTTAATCGATGATGATCAGGATAACCTGAAGGCAGTGAGTGAAAGACTCAACACTCTGGTCCATGACACCAAGGGAGACTGTATGGCAAAGATTACAGATAAGGCTGTACTTGGAAACCCAGTTGATGAAATACTCAGGAACATAAATGAGGAAAAACCTGATCTTGTAGTGATGGGTAATAAGAAACACGGATTCAGGAGAGGTATTTTTACCGGTTCAGTTTCTGAGAGAGTATCTGCTGATTCTCCTGTATCTGTGTTGATTGTAAGGTAA
- a CDS encoding aspartate ammonia-lyase: MSRIERDVIGEVKIEDNEYYGINTFRAMNNFQISGIVEDRDHIRSMTIVKRSAAIANNKLKALPDDKKEYIVKAADEVLSGKYDSQFVIDVYQAGAGTSFNMNANEVIANIALELWGKKKGEYQYLHPNDHVNMSQSTNDSYPTMMRISAIMKAERYIDEIKNLIKSMEKKAEQFKNSKKPGRTHLQDAAPVTLGMEFSAYAYTLKKNLKDFENAIDFVLELNIGGTATGTGINTPKGYKEEIVKEISSFTGFNFRPSDNLPGIMEFQSDFARMMNAIAVNALDINKMANDIRLMYSGPGAGLHEIFIPAVQQGSSIMPGKINPSIAEAMNMICHSTIGAQQALNLSVQAGQLELNVMMPNIDYELSRSLDIMTNGMKMFRTLLIDGINVNEEACNEHLSKSFGSAALLNPVLGYDTVAKVVKEALDTHKSIKEVALKTGKITEEQYTKIMTGK, translated from the coding sequence ATGTCAAGAATTGAAAGGGATGTAATAGGTGAAGTAAAGATTGAAGATAATGAATATTACGGAATAAACACGTTCCGTGCAATGAATAACTTCCAAATTTCTGGAATCGTTGAGGATAGAGATCATATAAGGTCAATGACAATTGTGAAGAGATCTGCTGCAATTGCCAACAACAAACTTAAAGCTCTTCCTGATGATAAAAAGGAGTATATTGTAAAGGCTGCCGATGAGGTACTATCAGGCAAATATGACTCACAGTTTGTAATTGACGTTTATCAGGCTGGAGCTGGAACTTCCTTCAACATGAATGCAAATGAGGTTATAGCAAACATTGCACTGGAACTGTGGGGGAAGAAAAAAGGAGAATATCAGTATCTTCATCCTAACGATCACGTTAACATGAGTCAATCAACAAACGACTCCTATCCTACCATGATGAGGATCAGTGCCATAATGAAGGCTGAAAGATATATTGATGAAATCAAGAATCTTATAAAATCAATGGAAAAAAAGGCCGAACAGTTTAAGAACAGTAAGAAACCAGGAAGAACGCATCTTCAGGATGCGGCCCCTGTTACGCTTGGAATGGAATTTTCTGCATACGCCTACACTTTGAAGAAAAACCTGAAGGATTTTGAGAATGCCATAGATTTTGTTCTTGAATTGAACATCGGTGGCACTGCAACCGGTACCGGTATAAATACACCAAAAGGGTACAAAGAGGAGATTGTTAAGGAAATATCGAGTTTCACTGGATTCAACTTCAGACCAAGCGATAATTTACCTGGAATAATGGAATTCCAGTCTGATTTTGCAAGGATGATGAATGCCATAGCGGTTAATGCTCTTGATATAAACAAAATGGCGAATGATATAAGATTAATGTATTCCGGACCTGGGGCAGGACTTCATGAGATATTTATTCCCGCAGTACAGCAGGGATCTTCCATTATGCCTGGAAAGATAAACCCTTCAATAGCAGAGGCAATGAACATGATTTGCCATTCAACCATAGGAGCCCAACAGGCACTGAATCTGTCAGTTCAGGCGGGGCAGCTTGAACTCAACGTGATGATGCCAAACATTGACTATGAACTATCAAGGTCCCTTGATATAATGACAAACGGAATGAAGATGTTCAGAACATTGCTGATTGATGGTATAAATGTGAACGAAGAGGCATGTAATGAACATCTCTCAAAAAGTTTCGGATCAGCAGCACTATTGAACCCCGTTCTTGGATACGATACTGTAGCAAAAGTGGTCAAAGAGGCTCTTGATACACACAAGTCAATAAAGGAAGTAGCATTAAAAACGGGAAAGATAACTGAGGAACAGTACACAAAGATAATGACAGGAAAGTGA
- a CDS encoding class I SAM-dependent DNA methyltransferase produces MQKKDDRTIKAYDIYSEVYDAETADFWDGFPKDIIQDFKSNLKGSRVVDLGSGPGRDAVLLREVGLDVLCVDASAKMAEQTRKKGFTTIISDLRDLKLDMSGYDGVWAYSSLIHISFEESRKLLMKLSESMNEGTVMLLGLIRGERNEERKMGDSNYVRYFEMYTEDKIRDLLKGTHFETVEMKTYQPKNHVYMNYLLKLKK; encoded by the coding sequence ATGCAAAAGAAAGATGATAGAACCATTAAGGCATACGATATATATAGTGAGGTATACGATGCTGAAACGGCTGATTTCTGGGATGGGTTTCCTAAAGACATAATTCAAGACTTTAAGAGTAATTTAAAAGGCAGTAGGGTTGTTGATCTTGGAAGCGGTCCCGGTAGAGATGCTGTTCTTCTAAGAGAAGTAGGGCTGGATGTATTATGTGTGGACGCATCGGCTAAAATGGCGGAACAGACACGTAAGAAAGGATTCACAACCATAATTTCTGATTTGAGAGATCTTAAACTGGATATGTCTGGATATGATGGAGTTTGGGCGTATTCTTCGTTGATACACATCTCTTTTGAAGAATCAAGGAAACTTCTCATGAAATTATCTGAAAGCATGAATGAAGGGACAGTTATGTTACTGGGTTTAATCAGGGGAGAAAGAAACGAAGAAAGAAAAATGGGTGATTCAAATTATGTCAGATATTTTGAGATGTACACTGAGGACAAGATCAGGGATTTACTGAAAGGAACTCATTTTGAAACTGTGGAAATGAAAACGTATCAGCCTAAAAACCATGTATACATGAACTACCTTCTGAAACTAAAAAAATAG
- a CDS encoding amidohydrolase, whose amino-acid sequence MKAVKANLLYDGRSSQKDVYIEFDGTTIRNISQKKPECDIVAEGIVTPAFIDPHSHIGLDRAGEPGSESEANDKLDSMIPLGRAVDGVYMDDHAFRESVESGVLYSVVLPGSGNIIGGMGSLIRNFSSNIKDALVTDIGVKMALGYNPRSTTEWKGKRPTTRMGVGAIIREKFTMAQKASNLLDSGKKTLDEIDVETEFLIKLIKGEYRIMCHLHKEDDALFLMSLVDKFWIKPIINHGMDFHSKDIFDEIKRRDLSLVYGPLDSHPYKVELKHESWRNVGLVQNSGVRFSLISDHPVILQRTLFLTTRHFMRFGATKEQCISYVSSRPAEILGLKDLGTVEKGKLASFSVWNKDPFELDAYPKFVFGEGKLVHEEN is encoded by the coding sequence ATGAAAGCAGTAAAGGCAAATTTACTCTATGACGGAAGGTCATCGCAAAAAGATGTGTATATTGAATTTGATGGTACCACAATAAGAAATATTTCACAGAAGAAGCCTGAGTGTGATATTGTTGCAGAGGGCATAGTTACGCCTGCCTTCATAGATCCACACAGCCATATAGGGCTTGACAGGGCAGGAGAACCAGGATCAGAAAGTGAAGCGAATGATAAGCTTGACTCAATGATTCCACTGGGAAGAGCTGTTGATGGCGTATACATGGATGATCATGCATTTAGAGAATCTGTTGAGAGTGGTGTTTTGTACTCTGTTGTACTTCCAGGAAGTGGAAATATTATAGGTGGAATGGGGTCACTCATAAGAAATTTTTCTTCCAATATAAAAGATGCACTGGTAACTGATATTGGGGTTAAGATGGCACTTGGATACAACCCGAGAAGCACCACTGAATGGAAGGGAAAGAGACCAACCACAAGAATGGGTGTAGGTGCTATCATAAGAGAAAAATTCACCATGGCACAGAAAGCATCAAACCTTCTGGATAGTGGAAAGAAGACCCTTGATGAAATTGATGTGGAGACGGAATTCCTCATCAAACTAATAAAGGGGGAATATAGAATAATGTGCCATCTTCATAAGGAAGATGATGCCCTGTTCTTAATGTCACTCGTTGATAAATTCTGGATTAAACCAATAATTAATCACGGAATGGATTTTCACAGCAAAGATATTTTTGATGAAATAAAGAGGAGGGACCTTTCTCTGGTTTACGGTCCACTTGATTCCCATCCGTACAAGGTAGAATTAAAGCATGAATCCTGGAGAAATGTTGGACTTGTACAGAATTCTGGTGTAAGGTTCTCTCTTATATCAGATCATCCAGTTATACTGCAAAGAACACTCTTCCTGACTACCAGACATTTCATGAGATTTGGTGCCACTAAGGAACAGTGCATTTCCTATGTCTCATCTCGTCCAGCAGAGATTCTAGGTCTTAAGGACCTCGGAACTGTGGAGAAGGGCAAGCTTGCTTCATTTTCCGTATGGAACAAGGACCCATTTGAACTGGACGCCTATCCGAAATTTGTATTTGGTGAGGGGAAACTTGTTCATGAAGAGAACTGA
- a CDS encoding tRNA (N(6)-L-threonylcarbamoyladenosine(37)-C(2))-methylthiotransferase, with protein MSRKIYVESYGCTQEKSETGLYVNKIMGDGDKITQDPEDADLRVIGTCVVIKKTENKMLERIGYLSELGQTTVIGCLPPISSGTLIEKNVNVISQSEFRSLYRGDMDDIEIKEPSILDGVPINQGCTGNCNFCISRVARGKLLSRVPDKICNQIGMILERGKREIRISSLDTAAYGKDIGIRLPDLIKKITSIDSFFKLRVGMMEPKNTEEILNDLIREYRNEKVFKFLHLPVQDGDDRILELMNREYSVSSYYNINEKFRNAFKNGVFSTDIIVGYPGSDEESFQKTCELLYKSRPDIVNITTFSPRQYTRDFNKKMPQSNLIKKWSAEYTRIHKEILNENQSRFVEREISIFITEQGKTGTVIGRDESYRPVVVKNEIPLYSKVDVEIVETGPTYLIGKQLRA; from the coding sequence ATGTCAAGGAAGATTTATGTTGAATCGTATGGCTGCACTCAGGAAAAATCTGAGACAGGACTATATGTCAACAAAATAATGGGAGATGGAGACAAAATAACACAGGATCCTGAGGATGCGGATCTGAGGGTAATAGGAACCTGCGTTGTTATTAAAAAAACAGAAAATAAGATGCTGGAGAGAATCGGTTATCTTTCAGAACTTGGACAGACTACAGTTATTGGGTGTTTGCCTCCCATATCATCTGGTACTCTTATAGAAAAAAATGTGAATGTAATCAGTCAAAGTGAGTTCAGATCCCTATACAGGGGAGATATGGACGATATAGAGATAAAGGAACCTTCTATTCTTGATGGGGTACCAATTAACCAGGGCTGCACAGGGAATTGTAATTTTTGTATTTCAAGGGTGGCAAGAGGTAAACTCCTTTCAAGAGTTCCTGATAAGATATGCAATCAAATAGGAATGATACTTGAAAGAGGAAAAAGAGAGATAAGAATAAGTTCCCTTGATACCGCAGCATACGGTAAGGATATTGGTATAAGACTTCCAGATCTAATTAAAAAGATTACCTCCATTGATTCTTTTTTCAAATTGAGAGTAGGAATGATGGAACCAAAAAATACTGAGGAAATACTTAATGATCTGATAAGAGAATACAGGAACGAGAAGGTATTCAAATTTCTACATTTACCAGTACAGGATGGGGATGATCGTATCCTTGAACTAATGAACAGAGAATATTCAGTAAGTTCTTATTATAACATAAATGAAAAATTTAGAAACGCATTTAAAAATGGGGTTTTTTCTACAGACATAATCGTTGGCTACCCTGGTAGTGATGAGGAATCTTTCCAGAAGACGTGTGAATTGCTTTACAAAAGTCGACCAGACATAGTTAATATTACAACCTTTTCTCCCAGACAGTATACAAGAGATTTTAATAAGAAGATGCCCCAGTCGAATCTCATAAAGAAATGGAGTGCGGAATATACAAGGATTCATAAGGAAATTTTAAATGAAAATCAATCGAGGTTCGTTGAAAGAGAAATTAGTATATTCATCACCGAGCAGGGAAAGACAGGAACTGTTATTGGTAGAGATGAATCTTACAGACCTGTTGTGGTGAAGAATGAAATACCTCTTTACTCCAAGGTAGATGTAGAAATTGTTGAAACGGGACCCACATATTTAATTGGAAAACAACTCAGGGCATAG
- the dph2 gene encoding diphthamide biosynthesis enzyme Dph2: MDPGRVIERLKEIKAKRILLQLPDGLKPHVFDYFNELSKNFNVIVSSSGFYGACDTGTMDEWKNVDAVVQLGHTEIPNVNYKVPVIFEEYINEDHRSFNDLDLTELERNNYKNISLAYSIQYRQSAEELSKFLKEKGYNVSMGKHDSRLKYDGQLLGCNFSPLHDQESRNDCHIIVSTGVFHALGAQLSVEKEVFILDMSEPFRLRSMKSEAERHIRRRYANMARALEAKKFVVVVDTKVGQYRMKLAEKMIKEIQDMGKSAVLAYSNESSPVEFENMMADCIIFTGCPRVATDDFDRYKSPILTAQEFNMIFKKKGNGKYIMDEIVNVDTMP; encoded by the coding sequence ATGGACCCAGGAAGGGTCATAGAGAGATTAAAGGAAATAAAGGCAAAAAGAATATTATTGCAGTTACCTGACGGATTAAAACCTCATGTCTTCGATTACTTCAATGAACTTTCGAAGAATTTCAATGTAATTGTTAGTTCCTCTGGTTTCTACGGTGCCTGTGACACAGGGACTATGGATGAATGGAAGAACGTGGATGCAGTAGTTCAACTGGGTCATACAGAGATTCCAAATGTAAATTATAAGGTACCAGTGATTTTCGAGGAATACATAAACGAGGATCATAGAAGCTTTAACGATCTTGATCTGACAGAATTAGAACGCAATAATTATAAGAATATAAGTCTGGCATATTCCATACAGTATAGACAAAGTGCAGAAGAACTTTCTAAATTCCTTAAGGAAAAGGGATACAATGTAAGCATGGGAAAGCATGATAGCAGATTAAAATATGATGGACAGTTACTTGGCTGTAACTTTAGCCCACTACACGATCAGGAAAGCAGGAATGATTGTCATATTATTGTATCCACAGGGGTATTTCATGCTCTTGGGGCACAACTATCTGTTGAAAAGGAGGTATTTATACTGGATATGAGTGAACCGTTCAGGCTCAGATCAATGAAAAGTGAGGCTGAGCGGCACATAAGAAGAAGATATGCCAATATGGCAAGGGCGCTTGAGGCTAAAAAATTCGTAGTAGTTGTAGACACAAAGGTTGGTCAGTACAGAATGAAACTTGCAGAAAAAATGATAAAAGAAATTCAGGATATGGGTAAAAGTGCAGTACTTGCATACTCTAACGAATCATCGCCAGTTGAATTTGAAAACATGATGGCAGACTGCATAATCTTCACAGGGTGTCCAAGAGTTGCAACAGATGACTTTGACAGATACAAGAGTCCTATTCTAACAGCACAGGAATTCAACATGATATTCAAGAAGAAAGGAAATGGGAAATATATCATGGATGAGATAGTTAATGTCGATACTATGCCCTGA
- the hutI gene encoding imidazolonepropionase yields MKKKIIFNPDKIYVPEPIDSVRNGNQEDVTILQDSSIIINGKSIDSIVSTASISGRYEVDEIVDATGMIITPGFIDSHTHLAYCGERSEEFVLRARGAKYIDFLKSGNGILKTVRDTRACSTDQIVSQSARRLLNHIRNGVTTVEVKTGYGLDLKNEEKLLDVMDIMKSHLPVNIVKTLLPLHAMPPGKTKEEYVKESTEVILPELYKRADFVDSFCDEGAFTKEETFNFFKKASELGMALRIHADEIKDVGALELADKFLLKSVDHLLHTSTENMERIKGKDIVATILPGTAFSLGEKYVDSREWINRHIPVAVASDISPLNPVTDIKFHGNLAIRNCSMSPEALLNGLTTIPAHSLGLDGVKGNLNHGADADLLIISAGEMRDMFYDWTNTQVTVIQEGKVLDMKKIMRKSIKP; encoded by the coding sequence ATGAAGAAGAAAATCATATTTAATCCAGATAAAATCTACGTGCCGGAGCCCATAGATTCAGTGAGAAATGGGAATCAGGAAGATGTAACAATTCTTCAGGATAGCTCCATAATAATTAATGGAAAATCTATAGATTCCATAGTTTCCACAGCAAGTATATCTGGTAGATATGAAGTTGATGAAATCGTAGATGCTACTGGAATGATCATCACTCCTGGATTTATAGATAGTCATACTCATCTTGCTTACTGTGGAGAGAGGAGTGAGGAATTTGTTCTGAGAGCCAGGGGGGCAAAATATATAGATTTCTTGAAAAGTGGGAATGGAATTCTAAAAACTGTAAGAGATACCAGGGCATGTTCTACAGATCAGATAGTTTCACAATCTGCCAGAAGATTATTAAACCATATTAGGAACGGAGTTACAACTGTAGAAGTGAAAACAGGTTATGGTCTTGACCTTAAAAACGAGGAGAAATTACTTGATGTGATGGACATAATGAAATCACATTTACCGGTAAACATTGTAAAGACACTATTACCATTACATGCAATGCCACCAGGTAAAACAAAGGAAGAATATGTTAAGGAAAGCACAGAAGTTATACTTCCTGAACTTTATAAAAGGGCAGATTTCGTTGACTCTTTTTGTGATGAAGGAGCCTTCACGAAAGAAGAAACTTTTAATTTTTTCAAGAAGGCCAGTGAGCTTGGTATGGCACTCAGGATTCATGCCGATGAAATTAAGGATGTGGGTGCACTTGAACTGGCGGATAAATTCTTGCTAAAATCAGTGGATCACCTCCTTCACACATCCACAGAAAATATGGAAAGGATAAAAGGTAAGGATATAGTGGCTACAATTCTACCGGGGACAGCATTCTCACTGGGTGAGAAATATGTTGACAGCAGGGAGTGGATAAACAGGCATATTCCAGTTGCAGTCGCTTCTGATATATCACCACTCAATCCAGTTACTGATATCAAGTTTCATGGAAATCTTGCCATACGTAACTGCTCTATGAGTCCGGAGGCATTGTTAAATGGTTTAACGACCATTCCGGCCCATTCTCTGGGACTTGATGGTGTCAAGGGAAATTTAAATCATGGAGCAGACGCAGATCTTCTTATTATTTCTGCAGGGGAGATGAGAGACATGTTTTACGACTGGACAAATACACAGGTTACAGTTATTCAGGAAGGTAAAGTTCTGGATATGAAAAAAATTATGAGAAAAAGCATTAAACCCTGA
- a CDS encoding NAD(P)-dependent oxidoreductase, with the protein MERIGFIGMGRMGIPISRRIGEKFSLVSVYNRTESKIPEEFRKIAVKSISELVRNSDIIFMIVTDSAASASILKEIIETHSGDKKLIVDMSTISVEQSLDNHKICFTSDVEYLDCPVIGSVPAAETGTLAASCGGAREAFLRISPMLKTFTSKQIYAGDAGKGIAMKLVNNLIMGINMIAVSEGLCLARELGIKDDVFTEAVQAGGAALKILDLKAKKLQDGDFSPQFLLAHQYKDLNYALEEQSKLGIPSFLGAVSKSIYSMEMREHGKDDMSAVSLFYTKKKNE; encoded by the coding sequence ATGGAAAGGATAGGATTTATCGGAATGGGAAGAATGGGCATCCCAATTTCCAGGAGGATTGGAGAAAAGTTCTCTCTAGTATCAGTATACAACAGGACAGAATCTAAGATTCCTGAGGAATTTAGGAAAATAGCTGTGAAATCAATCTCAGAACTTGTAAGAAATTCTGACATCATCTTCATGATAGTAACTGATTCTGCAGCATCTGCTTCAATATTGAAGGAAATCATAGAAACTCACAGTGGAGATAAAAAGTTAATCGTGGATATGTCAACAATATCAGTTGAACAGAGTCTGGATAACCACAAAATATGTTTTACTTCAGACGTTGAGTATCTTGATTGTCCTGTGATAGGAAGCGTACCTGCCGCAGAAACTGGAACACTGGCTGCTTCATGTGGCGGCGCAAGGGAAGCATTTCTTAGAATTAGCCCGATGCTGAAAACGTTTACTTCAAAACAGATATATGCAGGAGATGCAGGAAAGGGGATTGCCATGAAGCTTGTAAATAACCTCATAATGGGAATCAATATGATTGCTGTTTCTGAGGGATTATGCCTGGCCAGAGAGCTTGGGATAAAGGATGATGTCTTCACGGAGGCAGTACAGGCAGGTGGGGCAGCATTAAAAATACTCGATCTGAAGGCAAAAAAACTTCAAGATGGGGACTTTTCACCACAATTCCTGCTTGCACATCAGTATAAGGATCTTAACTACGCTCTGGAGGAACAAAGTAAGCTTGGAATACCGTCTTTTCTTGGAGCGGTATCAAAGAGCATTTATTCAATGGAAATGAGAGAGCACGGTAAGGATGATATGAGTGCAGTGTCTCTCTTCTACACAAAGAAGAAAAATGAATGA